The BD1-7 clade bacterium DNA segment ATTTCTTGCTTATCTTGAGGATGATCAGCTACCTATCCATGACGAGTTTCCATTTGCGCGTGAACTGGCTCATTACGAGTGGCTGGAGTTGGCGTTAGACGTCGCCGACGAAGAACATGATCGCACCGGTTTGGATGCCAATGGTAATTTGCTGAAGCAGGTGCCAATTGTATCGAGCTTGGCCTGGCCCGTGGTTTATCAATGGCCAGTGCATGAAATTCGTCGAGACTCGATCCCCGGCGCCCCTTCACAGCAACCTGTTTGTATCGTTGTTTACCGAAATCGAATGGATGAAGTTGCCTTTCTTGAGGTTAATCCGGTGACTTTGCGGTTGCTTGAGATATTAACCGTGAGTGATGACCACGAAGCGGTACCGGACAAAACCGGTGAACAGGCATTGACGCAGATCGCTGAAGAAATGCAGCAATCCGATGTTTCGGCCATTATTGAGTTTGGTTCATCAATTCTCGAACAATTACGTTCTTTAGGGATTATTCTCGGTGCAGTGAGTCGCTGAAGCTTCGCTGTTTGCTGCACTAATCCTACCTTCCCCAAGCCCATTCTTTACAAGCACTGTTAACCCTAGAATAATACCGGCTTACGTTAATATGCCGGTAGTGTTCCCCTCCATGTCAGACAATGCAGAAAAAAAACGCGAACTTGTGAATGATTTGAATCGCCAGACGTCCAAAATCGGCTGGCGGGAAATACAGCGCTTCTATGCAGCTGGCGATGCTGTTTATGTGAAGTCAGGTATGGATTTGGTTAATGTGGTTGCTGAGGTTGCGCTGGATAACTCGGCTCAATTGAAGCAGTGGATGGAAGCTGATGAAGTGCATGCCGTTACTGAAGCTCAGGCAGCCGCATGGTTTGATGGTGAAAAGACCGTTTGGGCAGTGGTAGTTTCTCCTTGGGTTTTTGTTCAGCCTATCGACTAACTTTGACATTTTTGGCCTCTAGCTATCGACCGAAATGTACTATGGTTGCCTGTTTCTGCCGTGAAATTTTAACTGATTAGAATTGAGGAAATTGATATGAGCGCAGTGATTCCTGAGTCACATATGGATCTTGTTAATGGTCCGGTATATGCCACCTTCAATACACATATGTCTGACGGCAGTATTCAGTCGACGTTAGTGTGGTTTAACTATGAAGATGGGTACATCTGGGTAAACAGTAAACCTGGGCGAGTAAAGTATCGCAATATTCAGGATAACCCGAATGTGTCTCTATTAGCCGTTGATACGACCAACCCATGGAAGTACATCTCTATTCGTGGCCGTGTTGAGGATATCGTTGAGGAAGGCGCTTTTGAGCATATTGATGCGCTAACGCAATTGTATTTGGGCCAGCCTCACTATTATGGCGTTATCGAGCCAGTAGAAGCGAAAGAAGGCGCAGTGCGCTGTATGTATAAAATCGCCATCGATAAAGTGATGACAATGGGCGAGTGATTCTCGCCTTTTTCAACACCAGCCGTCATTAAATAATAATTCGAACAAGCAAAGCTATGACTGATAAAACCACAGATCTTAATCAGCAATTAATTGAATTCATTCAGAGTTCACCGACACCATTTCATGCCGTTAAAACCATGTCTGCAAAACTCAAAGCAGCAGGGTTCCAACAGCTCGTAGAAAAAGACGGTTGGTCGCTCGAAGCGGGAGCCAAGTATTTTGTGACGCGCAATGATTCATCAATTATTGCATTCAGATATGGTGAAAAACCGCTAGCTGAAAGCGGAATCCGAATGTTGGGTGCGCATACCGATAGCCCGTGTTTGAAAGTCAAGCCGAACCCGGACTTGAATCGCCATGGTTACTGGCAGCTAGGTGTTGAAACCTACGGTGGTGTGCTGTTGAATCCGTGGTTTGATCGAGAGTTGAGCATTGCCGGACGTGTGTCTGTAGTCGATGCTGACGGAAAGCTGCACCATCGTTTAATTGATTTTTGCGCGCCGATAGCGATGGTTCCTAGCCTTGCTATTCATCTTGATAAGGAGGCGAACAGTAAGCGCAACATCAATGCGCAGACTCATTTACCGGTTGTGCTTGATTTAGTTGATGGTAACGACGCGGGTGAATTTCGGTCGTTGCTCGCTCATCGGGTGGCGGCTGAATATGCAGAACTCGGGCAGCTCGAATTATTGGAATATGAGTTGTCCTTATACGATGTGAATCCTGGGCGCGTTTATGGCCTCAATCAGGCATTTGTCGCTGCAGCACGTTTGGACAATCTTCTGAGTTGTTTTGTTGGCTTACAGGCACTAATTGAGGCTGACGACGGACAATCNATGTTGTTGGTCTGTAATGACCATGAAGAGGTTGGCAGTGCTTCTGCGGCCGGCGCGCAGGGTACGATGCTAAAAGACTTTTTGACGCGTCTTATTGGCGATGATGAAGCCATGATACGGACATTGCAGCAATCAATGATGATATCTGTGGATAATGCACATGCGATTCATCCTAACTTTGCCAGCAAGCATGACGAGAATCATGGGCCGCAAATAAACCAAGGGCCGGTTATAAAGATCAATGCGAATCAAAGATATGCCTCAAACTCTGAAACACAGGCCATTTTTAAAGCAGTGTGTGCGAAGCAGGGTATACCGTTGCAGTCATTTGTTGTGCGATCTGATATGGGGTGTGGATCTACGATAGGGCCGATCACAGCGACGGAAATTGGCGTGAAAACACTGGATATCGGTGTGCCGACGTTGGGCATGCACTCTATTCGAGAAACAGCGGGCACTAAAGATACCGACTATTTAACTGCAAGCCTGAAGGCGTTTCTGGAACTGTCAGAAACATCAGTCTGACAAGCTTTGTGAGTTTTTAGGGAAATCAAAAAAACCGGCATATTGCCGGCTTTTTTGATTGCTGATTACCAGCGTTTTGAACAGTGGGGCAGATTAGCTCGAATGCTCATCAGCCAAATACATGTTTTTCTGCTCATAACGTTCGATACCAACACGTTCGATCAATCCAAGCTGAGTTTCCAGCCAGTCGACGTGTTCTTCTTCAGATTCAAGAATGTCTTGCAGGACATCACGGCTGATGTAATCGGCAACAGACTCGCAATACTTGATGCCTTCACGCAAATCCGGAATTGCCAATTGTTCAATTTTGAGGTCACATTCCAGCATTTCTTTGGTGTTTTCACCGATGAACAGCTTTCCGAGCTTTTGTAGATTCGGAATACCCTCAAGGAAAAGAATACGTTCGATCAAGATGTCTGCGTGTTTCATTTCATCGATGGATTCGTGATATTCAAGGTGTGCTAGGTTTTTTAACCCCCAGTCCTTAAACATACGTGAATGCAGGAAGTACTGGTTGATGGCAATTAGTTCGTTGCCCAATGCTATGTTCAGGTGTTCGATAACCTTAGCGTCGCCTTTCATATAGGAACTCCTTAGTATTCGGTTCGGAATGAATAATAGGCGATTTTGGGGCGTAAAACACGGCGTGTCAACGCTAAGTTATTGAAATTTAAGGGAAAGAAAGTGATTCTGAGAAGTGTTTTTATTAGCAACTATGTTAGAAATGTTGATACAGGGAAGTGTAACAACTAGGCAGCATAAAAAGAAGCCTGGTTATTCATTGAGGACATATCATCGAGTGCATTATTCACGATATCTTTTGCCATACACGCACACTGACCACATTGTGTTGATACGCCTAACTTACTACGTACCATTTTCATTGAAGTCGCACCGTCCATCACCGCGTCACGAATGTCGTTATCAGTAATGCCTTTGCAGATGCATACAAACATGTTCAACGTTCTCGATAGTGTGCCAATTTATATGGCAGTTGCTTAAAGTGTTCTTTGAGCCGGTTGATTCACAATTTGTGAAGGTGAATCAATGTGAGTTCCGGTGTCACAGTTCTATCAACAAACATATTAGGTTGTTGATGATGTAAATTTAAGCGTAATAGGAATCGTTGTCAATTGCATTTGTAATTTATTTGCTAATTTCTCTTAGATCATAGAATTGGCTTATGTTTAATTATTGATCAATAAATTTATTTTATGAGGCGCGTAAAAATAAACAATGGGAAATCGCTGAATTTCTCCCGTAAGATGCTGGTAAATTCAATTCAAGCCATTAAGCTATGTGGGTTGAATTAATCAAGGTGTTAGCGACCGCTGGCACTGTTTACACGCTTAACTACCCAACCTAGATTAGGAGATGAATCAATGGGCGTATTAGTTGGAAAACCTGCACCGGATTTTACCTGTAATGCAGTACTGGGTGACGGCACTATCGTTGCTGACTTCAATCTGAAGCAAGCGCTGGATGGCAAATACGGTCTGGTATTCTTCTACCCGCTAGACTTCACGTTTGTATGTCCTTCTGAGCTGATCGCAGCTGATCACCGTATGGCTAAATTCAAAGAATTGGGTGTTGAAGTTATCGGTGTATCTATCGATTCTCACTTCACTCACAATGCATGGCGTAACACCGATGTTAAAGATGGTGGTATTGGCCAAGTAAGTTACACATTGGCTGCTGACATCAACCACGACATTTGCCGTGCGTTTGACGTTGAGTCTGCTGGCGGTGTTGCTTTCCGTGGTGCATTCATCATCGATAAGAATGGCTTGGTTCGTTCACAGCAAGTGAATGATTTACCACTGGGTCGTAACTTCGATGAATACATCCGTGTTATTGAAGCACTGCAATTCCACGAAGAGCATGGTGAAGTTTGCCCTGCAGGCTGGAACAAAGGTGACAAGGGTATGACTGCATCTCCAGAAGGTGTTGCCGAATACCTGAGCGAGAATTCTGACGCTCTGTAAATCGCTTTATGGGCACCAATTTTTCAAGGCGATAGCTGCAGAGAAATTGGTGGTTACCATAAGCACAAAAAAGCCGGCGTATTGCCGGCTTTTTTGTATCTGGAATTCCGTGAGTATTCTGAGCACTGTTGGTTTTATGGCGCCTTGAATATGGAATTTAGTGTGTTTGCTATTCTGTGCCTTCTTTCTCGGCTAAGCGCATATGCCCTTCAACGGCTTTATCCCAGCCTCCCATGTCACGCCATTGGTTGACGATCTGGCAGAAAAGGCGTGCGGTTACTTCAGAGTCATAAGCGGCGCTGTGGGCGGCGGCATTGTCAAACTGAATATTGGCAATGCGACACGCTTGAGCGAGTACAGTGTGACCATAGGCAAGGCCTGCTAATGATGCTGTATCGATGCTGGAAAATGGATGAAACGGATTTCGTTTGATACCACAGCGATCAACAGCGGCATTCAGGAATTGATGGTCAAAGCTGGCATTATGGGCAACCACAATGGCACGTTTGCAATTGCTTTGTTTCACTTCGCGACGGATCAACCGGAATAGCTCGCCTAGAACATGCTGCTCATCGTACGCTGCTCTAAGAGGGTCTTCCGGGTCAATACCAGTAAAATCCAGCGCTGATTGCTCAAGGTTTGCGCCTTCAAACGGTTCCACATCGAATGCATGTGTTTCTTTTACCGCTAGAGTGCCGTCCTCGTCCATATCCAGAGTCGTTACTGCGATTTCCAGCATTGCGTCCGTTTTAGGGTTGAAACCTGCAGTTTCGATATCAACTACAACGGGTAGGTAGCCACGGAATCGGTAGGCGATTTGCGGCTTGTCCATTGCTTTGGATGTCGCGTTGACCTCACTCAGTTCCCAGTCAGTCGTTGCCATGTAATCTGCTCGCCCGCTAATAGTGGTGTAATAGTGGAAGTGCTGAGAGTTAGGCTCTCAGGCATTGTCCATGATGTTTTTTTCAGTGTGATGGTTTCGTTGTTGCGTGGCAAGCCATAATAGTCAGGGCCGAAAGCAGACGCGAAATTATCCAGTTTATCTAGTGCATTAGCATCTTCAAAGGCCATTGCATATAGCTCAATTGCTGCGGGTGCGGTGTAACAGCCGGCACAACCACAGGCTGCTTCTTTTTTATCCGTAGCGTGCGGTGCAGAGTCAGTACCAAGGAAGAACTTAGGGTTGCCACTCGTTGCTGCTTTTAGCAAGGCTTGCTGATGCAAAGATCGCTTAAGAATAGGCAGGCAAAAAAAGTGCGGACGGATACCGCCAACAAGCATATCGTTGCGATTGAAAAGCAAGTGGTGCGCAGTGATTGTGGCAGCAATATTGTCGGTTGCGGTTTCAACAAATTCGACGGCTTGTGCTGTTGTGATGTGCTCCAATACGACTTTTAAGTTTGGGAAGTCGTTGGTTAGAGGTTTCAGAATGTTCTCAATAAAGATCGCTTCACGGTCGAAGATATCGATATGGGAATCAGTCACTTCGCCGTGCACCAGTAGCGGCATACCGACTTCTTGCATTGCTGCAAAGACATCGGCTTTGGCAAAAATGTCGGTAACACCTGAATCTGAATTCGTGGTTGCCCCAGCAGGGTAAAGCTTTACTGCTCTGACAACACCCGATGCGTGGGCTTCTACAATGTCTTCAGGCTGGGTTTTGTCAGTCAGATACAAAACCATCAATGGCTCGAATGTACTGCCTTCTGGAACGTGAGCAAGAATACGTTCACGATAATCGAGCGCCTGGCGAGTGTTGGTTACTGGCGGAACCAGATTTGGCATGACGATGGCGCGATTAAACTGATGGGCTGCATCGGCGACAGTTCTTGATAATGCGTCACCGTCACGGAGATGAATGTGCCAATCATCCGGTTGGTGCAGCGTAATAGATTGCATAAACGACCCTGGTGATAGATAAATCAATAATTACAGGCCGTATTGTATCGGAAACACCGGTAACCATAAAGGTGGCTCCGAGCTTCCGAAGATCTCTTTAGCTATTTAACTGAATCATTGGCGTATACCAAGATCAATAGCGGTTAAGCTAAAGCGATATTTGTATGTCGCCTTTGAACGCCTGATTGGTGTCGGCCTTTCCGCTGAATGCCGCTTTGATACCCTCGGCAGTTGATTCCTCGAATTGAATATCCATCGACGGAGCAGATCCACCTCCACGCTTCCAGAAACTGTATATGGCATCTTCTGTGCCTTTGCCGTTCAGCTGCATACTCGCAGAAATCTCTTTTACTCCGAGGTTGTCACGTATTTCTGCGAGATCCAGAATCATGTCTTGGTCATCAAACGTTGTGCTGGCAACAACCTGTAAACGTTGTGTGGCCCCTGATTGCAGATATTCAGGGTCTTCTGGCGTTTTGTTGTGGTTAGTCTGAGTAAATTCACCAACGGATTCTGAAAAGCACAATAGTGATGAAGGTGTTTTGGGTAAACCCATGAGCTCGGTTTGTAACACTGCAGAGCCCAGTGTGATTGCATCTGGTGCGAGTCTGTGGAGCTTGATTTGCAATGCGTACTCGAGAGATTTGGTGTCCGAAAAGTTTTCGTTATAAATCTGGTTGCCCAGCATATGTGAGTTGCTAACGACCTCCAGAGTCAATGGGTTTGCTTTAGCGCCAAATGTTGTTGTTAAGCGGCCGTTTTTGCGTCGTACTGGGCGTGCGCCCATACTGTCACAGCTAATAAAGTGCATTTTTTCGCCTTCGTGGCCGGATCGAAGATGAACAATTTGGCGGATTTTAAAATGCTCCTGGTACTCTTCTTCGAGTCTTGGCACGTTATTAACATAGGCGCTTTCTTTGCGCTGAAGTTTTCCTTCCCCAATTAATAACCAGCGTCCTTCGAGGCTATCAGGTTCTGGGCTGGCAATTAGGCGTTCATATTGGTTGGCATCGAAACGCGAATCTGCTGGGTTTTGGGCCGAATCGCCCGTGTCACAAGCGGTTACAACAGTAAGTACGGCGAGGGCTAAAGGTGTAACTAGTATTCGGCGGAATAAGGCGATCATTTCAACTTCAACAAATGGCTATAACGAATTGGCTTAGCGATTCTAGGGTAAGGTGCTGAAATGGGTCAAATGTTGGTTTGATTTTTGTTGCTGGTATCTCATTCCAATGGCCGGTAGAATATGCGCCCCTCACAGTTTGCTAACGCAAATTGACAAAGGCATTTCAGTGACCTCAGTTGGAGATAATTTCAATGTCAGACCCTAAAAAGGTAGTTCTCGCGTATTCTGGCGGCTTGGATACGTCTGTCATCGTTAAATGGATTCAGGAAGAGTACAACTGTGAAGTTGTTACTTTTACTGCAGATCTGGGACAAGGCGAAGAAGTTGAACCAGCACGTGCGAAAGCTGAAGCACTTGGGGTAAAGGAAATTTACATCGACGACTTACGTGAAGAATTTGCGCGTGATTTTGTATTTCCAATGTTTCGTGCGAACACCATCTACGAAGGCGAATACCTATTGGGTACCTCAATTGCACGCCCTCTGATTGCAAAGCGTTTGATTGAGATTGCCAATGAAACCGGCGCTGATGCAATTGCTCACGGCGCGACAGGTAAAGGTAATGATCAAGTTCGTTTTGAACTCGGTGCCTACGCGTTGAAGCCAGGCATTCAAGTAATTGCACCATGGCGCGAATGGGATCTGACATCCCGTGAATCTTTGATGGAATACTGCGATACACACGGTATCCCGGTAGAGAATAAACAAGGTAAGAGATCACCTTACTCGATGGATGCCAACTTGCTGCATATATCGTATGAAGGTGATTTGATTGAAGATCCGTGGGCCGAGCCGGAAGACGACATGTGGTTGTGGTCTAAATCTCCAGAGCAGGCACCGGACGAGCCTACTTACATCACTATGTCATTTGAGAACGGTGATGTAGTTGCTATCGACGGTGAGCTTAAATCTCCTGCAACCGTGATGGAAGAGCTTAACGCTCTGGCCGGCGCCAATGGTATCGGGCGTGCTGATATTGTCGAAAACCGTTATGTGGGGATGAAAGCACGGGGCTGTTATGAAACGCCAGCGGGTACAGTGATGTTGAAGGCGCATCGTGCGATTGAGTCGATCACTCTGGATCGTGAAGCGGCGCATCTGAAGGATGAACTGATGCCGCGTTATGCCGAGTTGGTGTACAACGGTTACTGGTGGTCGCCTGAGCGTAAAATGTTGCAGGCAGCGATTGACGAAACTCAATCTGTCGTTAACGGCGACGTGCGTT contains these protein-coding regions:
- the apeB gene encoding putative M18 family aminopeptidase 2, translated to MTDKTTDLNQQLIEFIQSSPTPFHAVKTMSAKLKAAGFQQLVEKDGWSLEAGAKYFVTRNDSSIIAFRYGEKPLAESGIRMLGAHTDSPCLKVKPNPDLNRHGYWQLGVETYGGVLLNPWFDRELSIAGRVSVVDADGKLHHRLIDFCAPIAMVPSLAIHLDKEANSKRNINAQTHLPVVLDLVDGNDAGEFRSLLAHRVAAEYAELGQLELLEYELSLYDVNPGRVYGLNQAFVAAARLDNLLSCFVGLQALIEADDGQSMLLVCNDHEEVGSASAAGAQGTMLKDFLTRLIGDDEAMIRTLQQSMMISVDNAHAIHPNFASKHDENHGPQINQGPVIKINANQRYASNSETQAIFKAVCAKQGIPLQSFVVRSDMGCGSTIGPITATEIGVKTLDIGVPTLGMHSIRETAGTKDTDYLTASLKAFLELSETSV
- the bfr gene encoding Bacterioferritin, with amino-acid sequence MKGDAKVIEHLNIALGNELIAINQYFLHSRMFKDWGLKNLAHLEYHESIDEMKHADILIERILFLEGIPNLQKLGKLFIGENTKEMLECDLKIEQLAIPDLREGIKYCESVADYISRDVLQDILESEEEHVDWLETQLGLIERVGIERYEQKNMYLADEHSS
- the bfd gene encoding Bacterioferritin-associated ferredoxin, which codes for MFVCICKGITDNDIRDAVMDGATSMKMVRSKLGVSTQCGQCACMAKDIVNNALDDMSSMNNQASFYAA
- the ahpC_2 gene encoding Alkyl hydroperoxide reductase C, producing MGVLVGKPAPDFTCNAVLGDGTIVADFNLKQALDGKYGLVFFYPLDFTFVCPSELIAADHRMAKFKELGVEVIGVSIDSHFTHNAWRNTDVKDGGIGQVSYTLAADINHDICRAFDVESAGGVAFRGAFIIDKNGLVRSQQVNDLPLGRNFDEYIRVIEALQFHEEHGEVCPAGWNKGDKGMTASPEGVAEYLSENSDAL
- the rnt gene encoding Ribonuclease T, producing the protein MATTDWELSEVNATSKAMDKPQIAYRFRGYLPVVVDIETAGFNPKTDAMLEIAVTTLDMDEDGTLAVKETHAFDVEPFEGANLEQSALDFTGIDPEDPLRAAYDEQHVLGELFRLIRREVKQSNCKRAIVVAHNASFDHQFLNAAVDRCGIKRNPFHPFSSIDTASLAGLAYGHTVLAQACRIANIQFDNAAAHSAAYDSEVTARLFCQIVNQWRDMGGWDKAVEGHMRLAEKEGTE
- the pyrC gene encoding Dihydroorotase, which translates into the protein MQSITLHQPDDWHIHLRDGDALSRTVADAAHQFNRAIVMPNLVPPVTNTRQALDYRERILAHVPEGSTFEPLMVLYLTDKTQPEDIVEAHASGVVRAVKLYPAGATTNSDSGVTDIFAKADVFAAMQEVGMPLLVHGEVTDSHIDIFDREAIFIENILKPLTNDFPNLKVVLEHITTAQAVEFVETATDNIAATITAHHLLFNRNDMLVGGIRPHFFCLPILKRSLHQQALLKAATSGNPKFFLGTDSAPHATDKKEAACGCAGCYTAPAAIELYAMAFEDANALDKLDNFASAFGPDYYGLPRNNETITLKKTSWTMPESLTLSTSTITPLLAGEQITWQRLTGN
- the argG gene encoding Argininosuccinate synthase; translation: MSDPKKVVLAYSGGLDTSVIVKWIQEEYNCEVVTFTADLGQGEEVEPARAKAEALGVKEIYIDDLREEFARDFVFPMFRANTIYEGEYLLGTSIARPLIAKRLIEIANETGADAIAHGATGKGNDQVRFELGAYALKPGIQVIAPWREWDLTSRESLMEYCDTHGIPVENKQGKRSPYSMDANLLHISYEGDLIEDPWAEPEDDMWLWSKSPEQAPDEPTYITMSFENGDVVAIDGELKSPATVMEELNALAGANGIGRADIVENRYVGMKARGCYETPAGTVMLKAHRAIESITLDREAAHLKDELMPRYAELVYNGYWWSPERKMLQAAIDETQSVVNGDVRLKLYKGNVIVVGRRSDSSLFDENIATFEDDAGAYDQKDAEGFIKLNALRLRIAAKKGREQL